In one Bosea sp. RAC05 genomic region, the following are encoded:
- a CDS encoding glucan ABC transporter ATP-binding protein/ permease, which produces MSLFSIYARVLGELGPERRLGLILAFANILLAAASFAEPMLFGALIDKLSNVQGAGQKLSWADIGPLILAWVGFGLFTIGASVFVSLHSDRLAHRRRLAVMANFFEHALSLPLAYHTQTHSGRVLKVMLDGTSGMWALWLSFFREHCASLVALFVLLPFTLWKNWQLGLLLISLVVLFGTLTAYVLRKTDKLQSNVEGYHSSLAERASDALGNVPVIQSFTRIEAEVRGLRSTIASLLEAQLPVLSWWAIATVATRASATLTVLAIFVVGAWLLMQGLTTVGEIVTFMGFATMLVGRLEQIVAFVNFIFMQAPKMREFFEVLDTLPAVRDLPSAPDAGPLSGAVAFENVSFSYDGKRTAVRDVSFSVSPGETIAIVGSTGSGKSTTLGLLHRAFDPQSGRITVDGQDIREISLISLRRNIGVVFQEPMLFARTIRENLSVGKPDATEEEMMQALERAQATEVMARQTDGLDTLVGERGRTLSGGERQRLSIARALLKNPPVLILDEATSALDAATEVKLQKALEEVMKGRTTFVIAHRLATIRNADRILVFEQGQVIEMGSFEELVAKGGRFAALARAQYLVTDKAASLPEEAASPLARTIAPD; this is translated from the coding sequence ATGTCGCTCTTCTCCATCTATGCCCGCGTCCTCGGCGAACTCGGCCCCGAGCGTCGGCTGGGGCTCATCCTGGCCTTCGCCAACATCCTGCTCGCCGCGGCCTCCTTCGCCGAGCCGATGCTGTTCGGCGCGCTGATCGACAAGCTCTCGAACGTCCAGGGCGCGGGGCAGAAGCTGAGCTGGGCCGATATCGGCCCGCTGATCCTGGCCTGGGTCGGCTTCGGGCTGTTCACCATCGGCGCCAGCGTCTTCGTCTCGCTGCATTCCGATCGGCTGGCGCATCGGCGGCGCCTGGCGGTGATGGCGAATTTCTTCGAGCACGCGCTCAGCCTGCCGCTGGCCTATCACACGCAGACCCATTCCGGCCGCGTGCTCAAGGTCATGCTCGACGGCACCAGCGGCATGTGGGCGCTGTGGCTCTCCTTCTTCCGGGAGCATTGCGCCAGCCTCGTCGCGCTGTTCGTGCTGCTGCCCTTCACCCTGTGGAAGAACTGGCAGCTCGGCCTGCTGCTGATCTCGCTCGTGGTGCTGTTCGGCACGCTGACGGCCTATGTGCTGCGCAAGACCGACAAGCTGCAGAGCAATGTCGAGGGCTATCATTCGAGCCTGGCCGAGCGGGCCTCCGACGCGCTCGGCAACGTGCCGGTGATCCAGAGCTTCACGCGCATCGAGGCGGAGGTCCGCGGCCTGCGCTCGACCATCGCCAGCCTGCTCGAGGCGCAGCTGCCGGTCCTGTCCTGGTGGGCGATCGCGACGGTGGCGACGCGCGCCTCGGCGACGCTGACCGTGCTGGCGATCTTCGTCGTCGGCGCCTGGCTGCTGATGCAGGGGCTGACCACCGTCGGCGAGATCGTGACCTTTATGGGCTTCGCCACCATGCTGGTCGGCCGGCTCGAGCAGATCGTCGCCTTCGTGAACTTCATCTTCATGCAGGCGCCGAAGATGCGCGAGTTCTTCGAGGTGCTGGACACGCTGCCGGCGGTGCGCGACCTGCCGAGCGCGCCGGATGCGGGGCCGCTCTCGGGCGCGGTCGCCTTCGAGAACGTGTCCTTCTCCTATGACGGCAAGCGCACCGCGGTGCGCGACGTGTCCTTCTCCGTCTCCCCGGGCGAGACCATCGCCATCGTCGGCTCGACGGGCTCGGGCAAGTCGACCACGCTCGGCCTGCTGCACCGCGCCTTCGACCCGCAATCGGGCCGGATCACCGTCGACGGGCAGGACATCCGCGAGATCTCGCTGATCTCGCTGCGGCGGAACATCGGCGTCGTCTTCCAGGAGCCGATGCTGTTTGCCCGGACGATCCGCGAGAACCTGAGCGTCGGCAAGCCGGACGCGACGGAAGAGGAGATGATGCAGGCGCTCGAGCGGGCGCAGGCGACCGAGGTGATGGCGCGCCAGACCGACGGGCTCGACACGCTGGTCGGCGAGCGCGGCCGCACGCTGTCCGGCGGCGAGCGCCAGCGCCTCTCGATCGCGCGGGCGCTGCTCAAGAACCCGCCGGTCCTGATCCTCGACGAGGCGACCTCGGCGCTCGACGCCGCCACCGAGGTCAAGCTGCAGAAGGCGCTCGAGGAGGTGATGAAGGGCCGCACCACCTTCGTCATCGCCCACCGCCTCGCCACCATCCGCAATGCCGACCGCATCCTCGTCTTCGAGCAGGGCCAGGTCATCGAGATGGGCTCCTTCGAGGAGCTCGTCGCCAAGGGCGGGCGCTTCGCGGCGCTGGCGCGGGCGCAGTATCTCGTCACCGACAAGGCCGCCTCGCTGCCCGAAGAGGCGGCGAGCCCGCTGGCGCGGACGATCGCGCCGGACTGA
- a CDS encoding motility protein A — MDLATGLGILGGIVTICAIIIIDGGNFAAFYDKHAVIIIFGGATASTMTRFPFSVITHGIPMGMRFAFTMSASHPRELIEEITRVADIARKNGPVALEHAVVSDPFLAQGLRYIADGYDKDFIRDTMERDRDNFLQRLDEGSKVYRAIGDCAPAWGMIGTILGMVTMFANMSDPSKLGPAMATALLATLYGAVIANMIAMPIADKLHIKLEEEEIARTLIIDGVLQMRDAKSPTLVREMLLAYLPQHHRTEMAKA; from the coding sequence ATGGATCTAGCAACCGGCCTCGGCATCCTCGGAGGCATCGTCACGATTTGCGCGATCATCATCATCGACGGCGGCAACTTCGCCGCTTTCTATGACAAGCACGCCGTCATCATCATCTTCGGCGGCGCGACAGCCTCGACGATGACGCGATTCCCGTTCTCGGTAATCACCCATGGCATTCCCATGGGCATGCGCTTCGCCTTCACGATGAGCGCCAGCCACCCGCGCGAGCTGATCGAGGAGATCACCCGCGTCGCCGACATCGCCCGCAAGAACGGCCCGGTCGCCCTCGAGCACGCCGTGGTCTCCGACCCTTTCCTCGCCCAGGGCCTTCGCTACATCGCCGACGGCTACGACAAGGACTTCATCCGCGACACGATGGAGCGCGACCGCGACAACTTCCTGCAGCGGCTCGACGAGGGCTCGAAGGTCTACCGCGCCATCGGCGACTGCGCCCCCGCCTGGGGGATGATCGGCACGATACTCGGCATGGTCACGATGTTCGCCAACATGTCCGACCCGTCGAAGCTCGGCCCCGCCATGGCCACCGCGCTGCTGGCGACGCTCTATGGCGCCGTCATCGCGAACATGATCGCCATGCCGATCGCCGACAAGCTGCACATCAAGCTGGAGGAGGAGGAGATCGCGCGCACGCTGATCATCGACGGCGTGCTCCAGATGCGCGACGCCAAGAGCCCGACCC